CATTCATGCGGGCATCCGCCACAAGGACACCCACATCCACACCCTGCTGGCCCAGCATGGCCTGCATGCCCATGAAACGGCGTTTATCGGGGACATGCAGCATGACGTGGAGACGGCCCACCATGCGGGCATCACGTCCATAGCCGTGCTGACGGGCTACAATGACGCGGCCCAGCTCTCCAAGGTCAGGCCGGACATCATCGTTCCGGACCTGCTTGTCCTGCGCACGCTGATGCGCCGTTATGCTCTGCCGTCCGATACGCAGGATTCCATCAACATCAACGGCCTGGAACTGGATACCTTCATCGGCGTGCCGGAGGAGGAGCGGGCTTCCATGCAGACCCTGAAGGCGGACATCACCTTTTATCCGGATGAAGCCCTTTCCGGCCTGAATGACGATTTTTCAAAGACCGTCTGTTATGATTCCATCGCCCGCGCCCTCAGGGCGGAGGCCCTGGCACACCCCCGCAAGCTGGTGGAAACACTGGCGGAGGACATGGGGAAGGTTTGCCTGCATGAGTTCGGCGCGCGCCATGTGATCGTCACCCTGCACAAATTTATTCTGCCCCGCACGGACAGCGTCTCCGTGACCGTGCATGTTTCCCGGCACCGTTGAAGACTCCTGCGCCGGGATAATTTTCTGGTTCTTTCCGGCAGGAATGGTTTTTTTCTTCCCCTGACTCCGCCGGAACGGAAATTTGGTTGAAGAGGGGGCGAATCGGCAAATCCGGCTTCCTGTAGCGGGAGGAAGGGAAAGGTGGCGTTCCTTCTCATGGCGTATTCACGATGCCGAGAAGCTCTTATTGTCATTTTTTATGAAAAAATGCCTCTGCCTCACTCTGCTTTCTCTCCTGAATTCTCCGGAAATAATGACGTTATATCCAAAGAATCAATCAGTTAATTTTTTCAACGGATTTGGAATCCGGAGTCAACCCAAAAATTTGATTAAAAATCATTTAATGCAAATTTATTCCGGCATTTCCGGGCGCCGGATACCGGCAACAGGGCTTGCGGCCTTTCTGCGGAAGACCTGGGAAACATTTCTTTATAAGGGCAGGGAGGTTCTTATTTCCGGCAGCGCGGGCATCAGAAAATACGGTGGAAGGCCATCTGCCACAGCTTGAACGGAAGCGGCCAACAGGGAGCGGAGGGCAACCCGGCCTTCGTGCCTGAAACGTCTGGGGAAGCGGAGAGGAGGGGTGTTTTTCCATCTCCGTCCCATGTAACGGATTCCAAATCCGGCAGTATGCAGTTATCCACTTATTCAGCAGGATATGAAGAAGCTACTATACATGATCTGCGCGGCCGCGGCCGCCTTGACGGCCATGGCCGCCGCAGCAACCATTGAACTGGTTCCTGAAATCGACACGATTACGGGCCAGGGCTACAATTCCGCAGGCCGGCTGTCCGGCAGCGGAATCACGGGAAACGACGTCAAGAGCTGGCTCGGTTCCCGCAATGACGGCTGGTACACCACTACCGGGAACGGAGACATGCGCTGGGGCAGCGCTTCCGCCAATCCGGAAGACCAGACCATCAGCCTTCCCAGCATGCCCGGTACGGCGGGGGTGTGCTTCGGCTTGAAAATGACCATTGAAAACATCCAGGATTATTCCGGCCTGTCTTTCAGCATGAACCTTTCTCCCTCCGGAACGGGAGGTACGTATACGTACTCCGTGTGGTATGAGACCAAGGACGGCGAGATGGTGGAATTATGCCGGGGTACGAAAAACAATGACGGCAATCCGTGGGACGTCCATTACGACCTTACCCCGGAACAACTGGAGGACATGAAAAAGAACGGAAACGGAAAGCTCTATGCCGTAGTGGGCGCCGGGGGAGGGAACGATAATAATAACGCCAGGGTGGGCATTTCCGTGGACGGGGAACTGATGGTTCCCGAACCGGCGGCGGCCTCGCTGGGCCTGCTGGGTTTGGCCGGGCTCCTGTTGAGACGCCGAAGGGCGGCATGATGAGGAGCGCCTCACGATGAGGGGAATGGGGCTGTTTCCCTGGGGGAGGCAGCCCATTTTCATGCCTCTTTCCCGGAGGCCGGAACACGGCGGCTCCATAAACCGGGAGGTTTTCCCGCGCCTTCTCCCTTTACGTCCGTCTTCTTCCCGCCGGGGTGGGCAGGGAATTTCTATTTCTCATCCTTCCTGATAGGCTTGGAGAGGAAGCCCACGAGCTTGTCATAGTACGCCTTGGACTTGTCGTAATAGGATTGGGGGTCAATGTCCAGCTTGATGCGGAACAGAAGCCAGAGCTTGTGGAAGGTATTGACGTGGTAGCGGATGTCAAAGACGCGGAAGCCGCCCGCCTTCATCTTGTCCAGGATGGTGTGGTAAATGAGCGCCATGGCCTGGGCGGGAACGAGCGCCGCCTTGTCCTCCGTGCTGAGGCGGTTGTATTCCTCCTCCGCTTCCGTAAAAAACTTTTCCGCCAGGTCCGCTTCATATTGCAGCAGTTCCCGGAGCTGGGGGGAGTACACCCGGGCGCGCAGGTCTTCCAGGGAATAGCCGAAGCGGTCCATGTCCTCCCTGGGCAGGTAGATGCGGTTGGATTTGTTGCAGTCTTCCGCCACGTCCCGGATGATGTTCACCATCTGGAGGGCATGTCCCAGGGCGATGGCGTACGGGTAGGAGGCTTCCCCCGCGCCCATGATGCGGGCGGAGGTGAGGCCCACGCAGCAGGCCACGCAATAGGTATAGTCCAGCAATTCGTCGCGGTTCAGGGGCTGCTGCTGGCAGATGTCGGAACGGCAGCCTTCAATCAGGTGCAGCATGGGGGTGGTGTCCAGCTCCAGGTCCTGGATCAGGGCGATGATGTCTTCCTCCAGCTCCGTCAGTTCCAGGCCTTCCCCTCCGTTGATGACATCTATCCAGCGGTTCAGGGCGTCATGGCGTTCACGGGGCGTCATGCCCGGTTCGTCCACGATGTCGTCCACAGTGCGGCAGAAGGCGTAAAATTCCGCCATATGGCGGCGTTCTTCTTCAGGAAGGTCAATGAGAGCGAAGGCCAGGTTGGATTTGGCCTTGCTGGTG
This DNA window, taken from Akkermansia muciniphila, encodes the following:
- a CDS encoding HAD hydrolase-like protein, which gives rise to MFKNLIFDWSGTLVDDLALTLDASNYVFSQYGKPCMNRDEFRAEFQLPYPDYYARVLPQADLNELEDHFRYAFRVSNAPVEVLPHAREFLEFCRARGVRCFILTSVDAKEFDIQCRDLGMMEYFEAIHAGIRHKDTHIHTLLAQHGLHAHETAFIGDMQHDVETAHHAGITSIAVLTGYNDAAQLSKVRPDIIVPDLLVLRTLMRRYALPSDTQDSININGLELDTFIGVPEEERASMQTLKADITFYPDEALSGLNDDFSKTVCYDSIARALRAEALAHPRKLVETLAEDMGKVCLHEFGARHVIVTLHKFILPRTDSVSVTVHVSRHR
- a CDS encoding phytoene/squalene synthase family protein, whose protein sequence is MTQAQTITSKAKSNLAFALIDLPEEERRHMAEFYAFCRTVDDIVDEPGMTPRERHDALNRWIDVINGGEGLELTELEEDIIALIQDLELDTTPMLHLIEGCRSDICQQQPLNRDELLDYTYCVACCVGLTSARIMGAGEASYPYAIALGHALQMVNIIRDVAEDCNKSNRIYLPREDMDRFGYSLEDLRARVYSPQLRELLQYEADLAEKFFTEAEEEYNRLSTEDKAALVPAQAMALIYHTILDKMKAGGFRVFDIRYHVNTFHKLWLLFRIKLDIDPQSYYDKSKAYYDKLVGFLSKPIRKDEK